TTGCCATGCATCTCAAGCTCGCGTGCAAATTCCACGATCAGGATTGCGTTCTTGCATGCAAGTCCCATCAGGACGACGAGGCCGGCCTGTACGAAGATGTTGTTATCTCCGCCAGTAAGCCACACGCCGAAGAGTGCCGCGAAGATGCAGACGGGGACGATGAGGATTACTGCGAGAGGAAGAGACCAGCTCTCGTAGAGTGAGGCAAGAACAAGAAACACCAATAGGATCGCCAAGGGAAACACAATCGCCGCAGAGTGGTTCTGTGTGGCTTGTTGATAGGTCAGGTCCGTGTATTCCAGGACCATGCCTGGCGGAAGTGTCTTCTTCGCTATCTCATTGAGCTTTTCGATAACCTGGCCAGAGGACAGGACACGGGGGTCTGCGTCGCCAATCAAGTCGGCAGCGGGATAGCCGTTGTAGCGCATGACCGGATCGGGGCCGAATGTTTGCGTAATGGTTGCGATCGATCCAATCGGCACCATCTCCCCGGCGCTATTCCGAACCCGAAGATTCGTGATGTCTTCGGGGTGTTGGCGGTATTGAGCATCCGCCTGCACCATCACTCGATAGACGCGACCGAAGCTATTGAAGTCGTTGACATAGACAGAGCCGAGATAGGTCTGAAGCGCGTCGAAGAGGTCGGTCAGTGAAATGCCCTGCGCCTTCGCTTTCTCGCGATCCACCTCGACTTCGAGCTGAGGAATATTGGATTGATAGGAAGACACCGGATAGGTCATGCCGGGAGTCTGCGCAACGGTAGCCTGGAATGCCGCCAGACCATTCTGCAGGGCACCGTATCCGAGTCCTGCGCGATCCTCGATATAGAGCGAATACCCTGAGCCGTTGCCAAGCCCCTGGATCGGTGGGGGCATCAGTGCGTAGGCAATCGCGCCATGAATGTGCGAGAACTTCTGGTTCAGCTCGGCAAGGATCTGCTCGGCTGTCTTGTGGCGCTCCTTGAAACCATCCAGGATGATGTAGGAGGTCGCGAGGTTTGGAGTATTCGCGAGTTGCAGAGCGTTGTAACCGGATAAGGCGGGCAACATCTTGACGCCATCAATTTCATGCGCTGTTCGCACCATCTGCCGCACCACGTCATCCGTGCGAGCCAGCGATGCGCCCTCCGGAAGTTTTGCTCCTCCGAATAGATAGAGTTCGTCCTGGGTTGGGATGAAGCCCCCGGGTACATGGTTGAAGAGGACATAGATCGATCCGATCAGCACGAAGTAGAGAAGAAAGACGCCGCCGCGAAAACGGAAGCTCTGTCCCACAGCACCCTGGTAAGCCTCGGAGCTTCTCTTGAAAAGACGGTTGAACGGACGAAAGAACCAGCCAAGCGCCCCATCGATCCCGCGTGCGAGCCAATCCTTCTTTGCACCGGGCGCATGCAATAGCTTCGCTGCAAGAGCAGGCGAGAGAGTAAGTGAATTGATCGCGGAGATGATCGTTGAGATAGCAATAGTTACGGCGAACTGTTTGTAGAACTGTCCCGTAATGCCGGTAAGGAAAGCCATCGGAACGAAGACGGCGCAGAGCACGAGAGCGATGGCAACGATGGGCCCTGAGACCTCCTTCATAGCCGCATGCGCAGCCGCGCGGGGGCTGAGACCATGCTCGATAAATCTCTCGACATTTTCGACCACGACGATCGCATCGTCCACCACAATGCCGATCGCCAGGACCATGCCAAAGAGGGTCAACGTGTTGATCGAATATCCGAGGACGTAGAGCCATGCGAAGGTTCCGACGATAGAAACCGGCACGGCGATCAACGGAATGACTGAGGCTCTCCAGGTCTGCAGGAAGATGATGACCACGATCACGACGAGGACGACCGCTTCGATCAACGTATGCTGCACTGCATCGATGGAGTCCCGAATGAACTCCGTCGGATCCCAAACGGCTTTGTAGGCAACATCGTCCGGGAATGCCTTCGACAACTCCTCGAGCCGGGCATGGACCTCTTTCGCGACACCAAGCGCGTTTGCACCGGGAGTTAGAAAGATGCCGACGATGGCGGTGTCCTGCGTGTCGATGTAAGTGTGGAGCGTGTAATCGCTGGCTCCAAGCTCTACGCGCGCGACATCGGACAGGTGAACAACCTGACCGTTCGCACCCGACTTCAGCACGATGTTGCTGAACTCCTGGGGGGTTGTGAGACGCCCGCGGACATTGATCGAAGTAAGGAAGTCTGGTTTGTTCGGTGATGGCTCCGCACCAAGTTGTCCGGCGGATACCTGCACGTTCTGTTCGCGAATCGCGTTGACGACATCGGTCGATGTGATGTTGCGGGATGCCAGCCGGTTTGGATCGAGCCACACTCGCATCGAGTAATCGCCGGAGCCGGTCAACTGCACGTCGCCAATACCGGTCAGCCGCGACAGTTCGTCCTTCACATGCAGGACACCATAGTTGCGGAGATAAAGGGCATCGTGTTGCCCGTGCTTCGAGTACAACCCGATATACATCAGCGGCGTTGGAGATTGCTTCTGTGTGGTCACACCGTATTGGCGCACCTCGTCCGGCAGACGAGACAAGGCCTGGCTGACACGGTTCTGTACACGGACAGCCGCAGTGTCGGGATCGACACCTGGACGGAAGGTAACTACTACTTGAATGCTGCCATCCGAACCGGCGACAGACTTCATGTACATGATGCCTTCCACACCATTGATCGCCTCTTCAAGCGGCTCCGCTACGGTCTCGGCAATGGCTTTGGGGTTCGCGCCTGGGTAGTTCGTGCGAACCACTACGCTGGGCGGAACAACTTCGGGGTACTGCCCTGAAGGAAGGATTGGAATCGCGATGAGCCCAAGGCAGAAGATGATGATCGAAAGGACGATGGCGAAGATTGGGCGTTCGATGAAGAACTTAGAGATGTTCATGGACGTCCCCCTATTTCTTTCCCGATGAGGCGATCGTGTTGAGATCGCCGGTCGAGGCTTGCATGCTGGCCTCTTTCGGAGTGATCGGAGCTCCGGGGAAATAGATCAACTGGAGTCCTCCCACCACGACGCGATCCTGAGGTGTGAGGCCCGCTTTCACGATGCGAAGTCCATCGCTTAGACCGCCCAGGGCGATGTCTTTCCGTTGCGCTACATTCCCCGGCCCGACGACATAGACATACTTGCGATCCTGATCCGTGAGGACAGCCTTGTCGTCGATCAGAATTGCCTGTGCGGGAGCCGCGCTTTGCAACTGAACACGTGCAAAGAGACCGGGCGTGAGCGTCTGGTCCGGATTCGGGAGCACGACGCGCAACCGAATCGTGCCGGTGGCCGGATTCAGCTGGTTATCGACGAAATCGATATGGCCCGCGTGCGGGAAGTTCTGCTCATTAGCCAGGGAGACGCGAACCGGATTCTCTGATCCGACGCCGCTCCCATGATGCGAACTCTGCTGAAAGCGCAGATAACTCTGTTCATCACAGTCGAAGTAAACCCATACCGGGTTCACCGAGACGATCGTCGTTAGAACCGTCTGGTCCGCTTGCGCAAGGTTCCCCAGCGTCAGCATCGTTCGGCTGATTCGCCCATCGATCGGTGATCGAACCTGGGTATAGGAAAGATTCAGCTCAGCAGATGCCAGCGCCGCCTCCGCACCTTTGACGCGCGCTCCGCTCTGGAGCAGATCCGAGCCCCTATTTTGTAGCTCTTCCTGGGAGACCGCATCCGACTGCTTCAGCCGTTGTGTGCGTTCTTCCTGGATCTTTGCGAAGTCCGCAGCAGCGTGTTCGCGATCAAGCCCGGCTTTGGCGTTGTCTGCGGCATCCTGGTAGGGACGCGGGTCGATGACGTAGAGCAGATC
This genomic window from Granulicella sibirica contains:
- a CDS encoding efflux RND transporter permease subunit — translated: MNISKFFIERPIFAIVLSIIIFCLGLIAIPILPSGQYPEVVPPSVVVRTNYPGANPKAIAETVAEPLEEAINGVEGIMYMKSVAGSDGSIQVVVTFRPGVDPDTAAVRVQNRVSQALSRLPDEVRQYGVTTQKQSPTPLMYIGLYSKHGQHDALYLRNYGVLHVKDELSRLTGIGDVQLTGSGDYSMRVWLDPNRLASRNITSTDVVNAIREQNVQVSAGQLGAEPSPNKPDFLTSINVRGRLTTPQEFSNIVLKSGANGQVVHLSDVARVELGASDYTLHTYIDTQDTAIVGIFLTPGANALGVAKEVHARLEELSKAFPDDVAYKAVWDPTEFIRDSIDAVQHTLIEAVVLVVIVVIIFLQTWRASVIPLIAVPVSIVGTFAWLYVLGYSINTLTLFGMVLAIGIVVDDAIVVVENVERFIEHGLSPRAAAHAAMKEVSGPIVAIALVLCAVFVPMAFLTGITGQFYKQFAVTIAISTIISAINSLTLSPALAAKLLHAPGAKKDWLARGIDGALGWFFRPFNRLFKRSSEAYQGAVGQSFRFRGGVFLLYFVLIGSIYVLFNHVPGGFIPTQDELYLFGGAKLPEGASLARTDDVVRQMVRTAHEIDGVKMLPALSGYNALQLANTPNLATSYIILDGFKERHKTAEQILAELNQKFSHIHGAIAYALMPPPIQGLGNGSGYSLYIEDRAGLGYGALQNGLAAFQATVAQTPGMTYPVSSYQSNIPQLEVEVDREKAKAQGISLTDLFDALQTYLGSVYVNDFNSFGRVYRVMVQADAQYRQHPEDITNLRVRNSAGEMVPIGSIATITQTFGPDPVMRYNGYPAADLIGDADPRVLSSGQVIEKLNEIAKKTLPPGMVLEYTDLTYQQATQNHSAAIVFPLAILLVFLVLASLYESWSLPLAVILIVPVCIFAALFGVWLTGGDNNIFVQAGLVVLMGLACKNAILIVEFARELEMHGKSTVDAALEACHLRLRPIIMTSIAFIAGSVPLLFSHGAGSEVRKVTGITVFSGMLGVTLFGLFLTPVFYVVLRKLSGATLHGHNTESFEEEMEISHAEI
- a CDS encoding efflux RND transporter periplasmic adaptor subunit gives rise to the protein MAAAPVDAATVITRDIRVSDEFNGRVWPTNSVDIRPRVTGYIDRIAFREGQMVHKGDLLYVIDPRPYQDAADNAKAGLDREHAAADFAKIQEERTQRLKQSDAVSQEELQNRGSDLLQSGARVKGAEAALASAELNLSYTQVRSPIDGRISRTMLTLGNLAQADQTVLTTIVSVNPVWVYFDCDEQSYLRFQQSSHHGSGVGSENPVRVSLANEQNFPHAGHIDFVDNQLNPATGTIRLRVVLPNPDQTLTPGLFARVQLQSAAPAQAILIDDKAVLTDQDRKYVYVVGPGNVAQRKDIALGGLSDGLRIVKAGLTPQDRVVVGGLQLIYFPGAPITPKEASMQASTGDLNTIASSGKK